A section of the Citrus sinensis cultivar Valencia sweet orange chromosome 8, DVS_A1.0, whole genome shotgun sequence genome encodes:
- the LOC102628221 gene encoding protein EXECUTER 1, chloroplastic isoform X1 → MMASSPSSSSPPPSISAPTTPHKRSFTNSHNFLRVKRPSYPHPPPFPALCRCSAPSSADNNNNSSFNRRWDLVIQDAFKNAVKLFDSFLKEYGAPQDDAVLEEEKRDESGEDEWDWDRWKSHFDEVDDQERLVSILKSQLGNAVFKEEYDDAARLKVAIAAAATNDAVGRVMSNLNRAVVQERYEDAALLRDNAGAGLVGWWAGISEDKKDPYGLIIRVTAEHGKYVARSYSPRQLATAAAGVPLFEIFLTVNKKGEYQQQAVYLKRKGVFDDSSTVSSKASGGTGRLNPPGSTEDKDDLLVVSAEDTEDGDESDDSSDLAEGLSGFQNILRDMIPGVRVKVLKVTAPGKVDRDFISKVIEQIMEEEDEEKDTDVENVESEDEDKDESDEERNEIEVDAGLGIIENEEEQTEVSVKVVVGGLVQKLPGNKPAKEFLRVPAKLEKKGRLSFSFSIEKDSKRRDSGAKDLGSVDNKARLGSQRSIENVMLDLAKFIGREKIPLKVLKDLSELINLSLSQAQNHQPLSGSTTFHRIETATSQDALNGLYIGVHGLRTSEVINLRRKFGQWQDDGGIKNPSNLEFYEYVEAIKVTGDPYVPAGQVAFRAKVGKRYQLPHKGIIPEEFGVIARYKGQGRLAEPGFQNPRWVDGELVILDGKYIKGGPVVGFVYWAPEYHFLVFFNRLRLQ, encoded by the exons atgatggcttcttctccttcttcttcttctcctcctcCTTCGATTTCAGCTCCAACAACTCCACACAAACGTTCCTTCACGAACTCACACAATTTCCTCCGCGTGAAAAGACCATCTTACCCTCACCCGCCTCCATTTCCCGCTCTCTGCCGCTGCTCCGCCCCTTCTTCCGCcgacaacaacaacaacagctCCTTTAATCGCCGATGGGACTTGGTCATTCAGGACGCTTTCAAGAACGCCGTCAAGCTCTTCGACTCCTTCCTGAAAGAATACGGCGCTCCACAAGACGACGCCGTTCTGGAGGAGGAGAAGAGAGATGAGAGCGGAGAGGATGAGTGGGATTGGGACAGGTGGAAGAGTCATTTCGATGAAGTTGATGACCAAGAGCGCCTTGTTTCCATTTTGAAG TCACAATTAGGTAATGCCGTGTTCAAAGAAGAGTATGATGACGCTGCTAGGCTCAAGGTGGCAATTGCTGCTGCAGCTACTAATGACGCTGTTGGCAGAGTCATGTCAAATCTTAAT AGAGCAGTGGTGCAAGAGCGTTATGAAGATGCAGCTCTTTTGAGAGATAATGCTGGTGCTGGATTG GTGGGATGGTGGGCTGGCATTTCCGAAGATAAGAAAGATCCTTATGGTCTGATTATACGTGTAACTGCAGAGCATGGAAAATATGTTGCTAGGAGTTACAGTCCAAG gCAGCTTGCTACTGCTGCAGCAGGTGTGCCTCTATTTGAGATCTTTCTTACTGTGAATAAGAAAGGTGAATACCAACAGCAg GCTGTGTACTTAAAAAGGAAGGGAGTATTTGACGATTCTTCAACAGTGTCCTCTAAAGCATCAGGTGGCACTGGCCGCTTGAATCCTCCAGGCTCAACGGAAGACAAAGATGATCTTCTGGTTGTGAGTGCCGAAGATACCGAAGATGGTGATGAATCTGATGATAGTTCTGATCTAGCTGAGGGACTGTCTGGTTTTCAGAATATCTTGCGAGATATGATTCCTGGTGTTAGAGTTAAGGTTTTGAAGGTGACCGCACCTGGGAAGGTAGATCGAGATTTTATATCTAAGGTGATTGAACAGATAATggaggaagaagatgaagaaaaagatacTGATGTAGAAAATGTAGAATCAGAAGATGAGGATAAAGATGAAAGCGACGAAGAAAGGAATGAGATAGAAGTGGATGCTGGTCTTggaattattgaaaatgaagaagagcAAACTGAAGTTTCGGTTAAAGTTGTTGTTGGTGGTCTTGTACAGAAACTCCCTGGCAATAAGCCTGCTAAAGAATTTCTTCGAGTACCTGCTAAGCTTGAAAAGAAGGGACGTTTGTCCTTCTCATTTTCTATAGAAAAAGATAGTAAGCGGCGAGATTCTGGTGCCAAGGACCTGGGCTCAGTTGACAATAAAGCTAGACTTGGAAGTCAACGCAGCATAGAAAATGTTATGCTTGATCTTGCAAAGTTCATTGGCAGGGAGAAGATACCTTTGAAg GTGCTGAAAGATCTTAGTGAATTGATAAATCTCTCCCTCAGTCAGGCTCAGAATCATCAACCACTGTCTGGTTCAACCACTTTTCATCGCATTGAGACAGCAACATCACAAGATGCACTAAATG GATTATACATTGGTGTACATGGACTTCGCACCTCAGAAGTCATTAATCTGAGACGTAAATTTGGTCAGTGGCAAGATGATGGTGGGATTAAGAATCCTTCAAATCTTGAGTTTTATGAATATGTTGAAGCCATAAAAGTGACTGGAGATCCTTACGTACCTGCTGGCCAG GTGGCTTTTCGTGCCAAGGTTGGAAAAAGATATCAGCTACCTCATAAAGGAATCATCCCTGAAGAATTTGGAGTG ATTGCTCGATATAAAGGACAAGGGAGGCTTGCTGAGCCCGGTTTTCAGAATCCTCGATGGGTTGATGGTGAACTTGTTATCCTTGACGGAAag TACATCAAAGGAGGGCCTGTTGTTGGATTTGTATATTGGGCCCCTGAATATCATTTCTTGGTTTTCTTCAATAGGCTGAGGCTACAGTAG
- the LOC102628221 gene encoding protein EXECUTER 1, chloroplastic isoform X2: MMASSPSSSSPPPSISAPTTPHKRSFTNSHNFLRVKRPSYPHPPPFPALCRCSAPSSADNNNNSSFNRRWDLVIQDAFKNAVKLFDSFLKEYGAPQDDAVLEEEKRDESGEDEWDWDRWKSHFDEVDDQERLVSILKSQLGNAVFKEEYDDAARLKVAIAAAATNDAVGRVMSNLNRAVVQERYEDAALLRDNAGAGLVGWWAGISEDKKDPYGLIIRVTAEHGKYVARSYSPRQLATAAAGVPLFEIFLTVNKKGEYQQQAVYLKRKGVFDDSSTVSSKASGGTGRLNPPGSTEDKDDLLVVSAEDTEDGDESDDSSDLAEGLSGFQNILRDMIPGVRVKVLKVTAPGKVDRDFISKVIEQIMEEEDEEKDTDVENVESEDEDKDESDEERNEIEVDAGLGIIENEEEQTEVSVKVVVGGLVQKLPGNKPAKEFLRVPAKLEKKGRLSFSFSIEKDSKRRDSGAKDLGSVDNKARLGSQRSIENVMLDLAKFIGREKIPLKVLKDLSELINLSLSQAQNHQPLSGSTTFHRIETATSQDALNGLYIGVHGLRTSEVINLRRKFGQWQDDGGIKNPSNLEFYEYVEAIKVTGDPYVPAGQVRFAQSWMHDLICIFPS; this comes from the exons atgatggcttcttctccttcttcttcttctcctcctcCTTCGATTTCAGCTCCAACAACTCCACACAAACGTTCCTTCACGAACTCACACAATTTCCTCCGCGTGAAAAGACCATCTTACCCTCACCCGCCTCCATTTCCCGCTCTCTGCCGCTGCTCCGCCCCTTCTTCCGCcgacaacaacaacaacagctCCTTTAATCGCCGATGGGACTTGGTCATTCAGGACGCTTTCAAGAACGCCGTCAAGCTCTTCGACTCCTTCCTGAAAGAATACGGCGCTCCACAAGACGACGCCGTTCTGGAGGAGGAGAAGAGAGATGAGAGCGGAGAGGATGAGTGGGATTGGGACAGGTGGAAGAGTCATTTCGATGAAGTTGATGACCAAGAGCGCCTTGTTTCCATTTTGAAG TCACAATTAGGTAATGCCGTGTTCAAAGAAGAGTATGATGACGCTGCTAGGCTCAAGGTGGCAATTGCTGCTGCAGCTACTAATGACGCTGTTGGCAGAGTCATGTCAAATCTTAAT AGAGCAGTGGTGCAAGAGCGTTATGAAGATGCAGCTCTTTTGAGAGATAATGCTGGTGCTGGATTG GTGGGATGGTGGGCTGGCATTTCCGAAGATAAGAAAGATCCTTATGGTCTGATTATACGTGTAACTGCAGAGCATGGAAAATATGTTGCTAGGAGTTACAGTCCAAG gCAGCTTGCTACTGCTGCAGCAGGTGTGCCTCTATTTGAGATCTTTCTTACTGTGAATAAGAAAGGTGAATACCAACAGCAg GCTGTGTACTTAAAAAGGAAGGGAGTATTTGACGATTCTTCAACAGTGTCCTCTAAAGCATCAGGTGGCACTGGCCGCTTGAATCCTCCAGGCTCAACGGAAGACAAAGATGATCTTCTGGTTGTGAGTGCCGAAGATACCGAAGATGGTGATGAATCTGATGATAGTTCTGATCTAGCTGAGGGACTGTCTGGTTTTCAGAATATCTTGCGAGATATGATTCCTGGTGTTAGAGTTAAGGTTTTGAAGGTGACCGCACCTGGGAAGGTAGATCGAGATTTTATATCTAAGGTGATTGAACAGATAATggaggaagaagatgaagaaaaagatacTGATGTAGAAAATGTAGAATCAGAAGATGAGGATAAAGATGAAAGCGACGAAGAAAGGAATGAGATAGAAGTGGATGCTGGTCTTggaattattgaaaatgaagaagagcAAACTGAAGTTTCGGTTAAAGTTGTTGTTGGTGGTCTTGTACAGAAACTCCCTGGCAATAAGCCTGCTAAAGAATTTCTTCGAGTACCTGCTAAGCTTGAAAAGAAGGGACGTTTGTCCTTCTCATTTTCTATAGAAAAAGATAGTAAGCGGCGAGATTCTGGTGCCAAGGACCTGGGCTCAGTTGACAATAAAGCTAGACTTGGAAGTCAACGCAGCATAGAAAATGTTATGCTTGATCTTGCAAAGTTCATTGGCAGGGAGAAGATACCTTTGAAg GTGCTGAAAGATCTTAGTGAATTGATAAATCTCTCCCTCAGTCAGGCTCAGAATCATCAACCACTGTCTGGTTCAACCACTTTTCATCGCATTGAGACAGCAACATCACAAGATGCACTAAATG GATTATACATTGGTGTACATGGACTTCGCACCTCAGAAGTCATTAATCTGAGACGTAAATTTGGTCAGTGGCAAGATGATGGTGGGATTAAGAATCCTTCAAATCTTGAGTTTTATGAATATGTTGAAGCCATAAAAGTGACTGGAGATCCTTACGTACCTGCTGGCCAG GTACGGTTTGCACAAAGTTGGATGCATGATCTGATATGCATTTTTCCCTCATGA
- the LOC102628221 gene encoding protein EXECUTER 1, chloroplastic isoform X3, giving the protein MSNLNRAVVQERYEDAALLRDNAGAGLVGWWAGISEDKKDPYGLIIRVTAEHGKYVARSYSPRQLATAAAGVPLFEIFLTVNKKGEYQQQAVYLKRKGVFDDSSTVSSKASGGTGRLNPPGSTEDKDDLLVVSAEDTEDGDESDDSSDLAEGLSGFQNILRDMIPGVRVKVLKVTAPGKVDRDFISKVIEQIMEEEDEEKDTDVENVESEDEDKDESDEERNEIEVDAGLGIIENEEEQTEVSVKVVVGGLVQKLPGNKPAKEFLRVPAKLEKKGRLSFSFSIEKDSKRRDSGAKDLGSVDNKARLGSQRSIENVMLDLAKFIGREKIPLKVLKDLSELINLSLSQAQNHQPLSGSTTFHRIETATSQDALNGLYIGVHGLRTSEVINLRRKFGQWQDDGGIKNPSNLEFYEYVEAIKVTGDPYVPAGQVAFRAKVGKRYQLPHKGIIPEEFGVIARYKGQGRLAEPGFQNPRWVDGELVILDGKYIKGGPVVGFVYWAPEYHFLVFFNRLRLQ; this is encoded by the exons ATGTCAAATCTTAAT AGAGCAGTGGTGCAAGAGCGTTATGAAGATGCAGCTCTTTTGAGAGATAATGCTGGTGCTGGATTG GTGGGATGGTGGGCTGGCATTTCCGAAGATAAGAAAGATCCTTATGGTCTGATTATACGTGTAACTGCAGAGCATGGAAAATATGTTGCTAGGAGTTACAGTCCAAG gCAGCTTGCTACTGCTGCAGCAGGTGTGCCTCTATTTGAGATCTTTCTTACTGTGAATAAGAAAGGTGAATACCAACAGCAg GCTGTGTACTTAAAAAGGAAGGGAGTATTTGACGATTCTTCAACAGTGTCCTCTAAAGCATCAGGTGGCACTGGCCGCTTGAATCCTCCAGGCTCAACGGAAGACAAAGATGATCTTCTGGTTGTGAGTGCCGAAGATACCGAAGATGGTGATGAATCTGATGATAGTTCTGATCTAGCTGAGGGACTGTCTGGTTTTCAGAATATCTTGCGAGATATGATTCCTGGTGTTAGAGTTAAGGTTTTGAAGGTGACCGCACCTGGGAAGGTAGATCGAGATTTTATATCTAAGGTGATTGAACAGATAATggaggaagaagatgaagaaaaagatacTGATGTAGAAAATGTAGAATCAGAAGATGAGGATAAAGATGAAAGCGACGAAGAAAGGAATGAGATAGAAGTGGATGCTGGTCTTggaattattgaaaatgaagaagagcAAACTGAAGTTTCGGTTAAAGTTGTTGTTGGTGGTCTTGTACAGAAACTCCCTGGCAATAAGCCTGCTAAAGAATTTCTTCGAGTACCTGCTAAGCTTGAAAAGAAGGGACGTTTGTCCTTCTCATTTTCTATAGAAAAAGATAGTAAGCGGCGAGATTCTGGTGCCAAGGACCTGGGCTCAGTTGACAATAAAGCTAGACTTGGAAGTCAACGCAGCATAGAAAATGTTATGCTTGATCTTGCAAAGTTCATTGGCAGGGAGAAGATACCTTTGAAg GTGCTGAAAGATCTTAGTGAATTGATAAATCTCTCCCTCAGTCAGGCTCAGAATCATCAACCACTGTCTGGTTCAACCACTTTTCATCGCATTGAGACAGCAACATCACAAGATGCACTAAATG GATTATACATTGGTGTACATGGACTTCGCACCTCAGAAGTCATTAATCTGAGACGTAAATTTGGTCAGTGGCAAGATGATGGTGGGATTAAGAATCCTTCAAATCTTGAGTTTTATGAATATGTTGAAGCCATAAAAGTGACTGGAGATCCTTACGTACCTGCTGGCCAG GTGGCTTTTCGTGCCAAGGTTGGAAAAAGATATCAGCTACCTCATAAAGGAATCATCCCTGAAGAATTTGGAGTG ATTGCTCGATATAAAGGACAAGGGAGGCTTGCTGAGCCCGGTTTTCAGAATCCTCGATGGGTTGATGGTGAACTTGTTATCCTTGACGGAAag TACATCAAAGGAGGGCCTGTTGTTGGATTTGTATATTGGGCCCCTGAATATCATTTCTTGGTTTTCTTCAATAGGCTGAGGCTACAGTAG
- the LOC102627742 gene encoding nicotinamidase 1-like — protein sequence MVSQTIDILKNELPLELESVVLPDDVVTGLVLVDIINGFCTVGAGNLAPREPNRQISGMINESARLARAFCDRRLPVMAFLDTHHPNKPEDPYPTHCIVGTHESNLVPALQWIEKEPNVTIRRKDCFDGYFGSIEDDGSNVFVDWAKNHQIRKLVVVGVCTDICVLDFVCSTMSARNRGFLRPLEEVVVYSAACATFDIPPHVATHTKGALAHPQEFMHHVGLYMAKERGAKIANQLSFSEQTKA from the exons ATGGTGTCCCAAACGATTGATATCTTGAAAAATGAGCTTCCTCTTGAGCTAGAATCAGTGGTGTTGCCTGATGATGTTGTAACTGGTCTTGTTCTTGTGGATATCATCAATGGATTCTGCACTGTTGGTGCTGGAAACCTg GCTCCAAGAGAACCCAACAGGCAAATTTCAGGGATGATCAATGAATCAGCTAGGCTGGCCAGAGCGTTCTGTGACAGAAGATTGCCTGTTATGGCTTTTCTCGATACTCATCATCCTAACAAGCCTGAGGATCCATATCCTACTCACTGTATTGTTGGCACTCATGAATCAAACTTGGTTCCAg CTTTACAATGGATAGAGAAAGAACCAAATGTAACAATCAGGCGCAAAGATTGTTTTGATGGGTACTTCGGTTCAATTGAGGATGATGGTTCCAATGTCTTTGTAGATTGGGCGAAGAACCATCAGATCAGAAAA CTTGTGGTTGTGGGGGTATGCACAGACATCTGTGTGCTGGATTTCGTTTGCTCAACTATGTCAGCCAGGAACCGTGGTTTCCTCCGCCCTCTGGAGGAGGTGGTGGTGTATTCCGCCGCCTGTGCTACCTTTGATATTCCTCCTCACGTTGCTACACACACCAAAGGAGCTTTAGCCCATCCTCAG GAATTTATGCATCATGTAGGCCTTTACATGGCTAAAGAGAGGGGAGCTAAAATAGCCAACCAACTTTCATTTAGTGAACAAACGAAAGCATGA
- the LOC112496709 gene encoding pseudo histidine-containing phosphotransfer protein 2-like, with the protein MEALRQQISAMRQSFFDEDILDTHIFQLEQVEHISDPSLFEDFVNVYLRDSTKTLAIIEEEIANNPVNYMDLDKYFHQLKSSSNCIGANKVVNEAKKAIELCKEENLEAAKASFEKMKVEHTTLKTKLQAYLELVAQLGSA; encoded by the exons ATGGAGGCTTTGCGTCAACAAATTAGCGCAATGAGGCAATCCTTCTTTGATGAG GATATTTTGGACACACACATTTTTCAGCTTGAACAGGTGGAACACATTTCAGACCCCAGTTTATTTGAGGACTTTGTGAATGTGTACTTGAGGGACTCAACCAAAACACTGGCTATAATTGAGGAGGAAAT AGCGAACAATCCTGTGAATTACATGGATCTTGATAAGTACTTTCATCAGCTGAAGAGTAGCAGCAATTG cATTGGAGCCAACAAAGTCGTGAATGAAGCCAAAAAGGCCATAGAACTTTGCAAGGAAGAAAATCTGGAAGC TGCAAAGGCCTCCTTTGAGAAGATGAAAGTGGAGCACACCACTCTGAAAACCAAACTCCAGGCTTACCTTGAG CTAGTGGCTCAACTCGGGTCTGCTTAA